In one Methanobrevibacter arboriphilus genomic region, the following are encoded:
- a CDS encoding right-handed parallel beta-helix repeat-containing protein, with protein sequence MFKIKTKKIILLGAIFSILLISSPLGFNTIYGANNTWIIDVEDKGMPGNMEYIQGIIDNASSGDTILFKGSEYTHLANIIVNKTLNIVSDVGTVLNSCNNHPEEPIFRILSGGSGTKIEGFNINAKEAGIIIDNATNVKIGSNNITAEGIAITILDSLNTVITNNRINNSGTGISSNNSNNTVIKNNTITNNDEGIISTGNTNNTEISYNNISNNNGFGVYFNNNGELQDNIKVLYNYIENQGQSGVYINSSYNILSIISNMITNNQKNGIYMDSGTNTSGQPTIEYNYLLYNTGFNTFQIQRVQTDDQHRAVLVIGYNFYGTNDRSGVSVCSKTTTGIILIKLSEISKGIFQIAYTTNDTGKIIKEMIPNYVKVNLNNNSQYQYVLIKNGTGIADFREYNYSSTGNEIYTYFLTKTALSINDNNIPQKSISINSKISSPTIKTGQTTKYTITVSNIGQKIIKSINIKNMIPNFAIKSFNTNIGSFNKNNKIWTVNSLKANEKAILNVYITPNKAGTFKNTATLTGDSFNKKSSLTSLKVNPAVEVKNSNKINTKKIRKNKYVTAYTTIKNYGTSSKNIKVRISPSKGLKTYNVNYKTKYSKKTNKWIVKLPAKKSVTLKMKLKGTSKGTKKVAFNVNGKKQNKYVKVV encoded by the coding sequence GTGTTTAAAATAAAAACAAAAAAAATCATTCTTTTAGGAGCTATCTTTTCTATATTATTAATATCATCTCCTTTAGGATTTAATACAATTTATGGAGCAAATAATACTTGGATAATTGATGTTGAAGATAAAGGAATGCCAGGAAATATGGAGTATATACAAGGAATAATTGACAATGCTTCAAGTGGAGATACAATACTATTTAAAGGAAGTGAATACACACATTTAGCTAATATTATTGTAAATAAAACATTAAATATAGTAAGTGATGTTGGAACTGTACTTAATAGTTGTAATAATCATCCTGAAGAGCCAATATTTAGAATATTAAGTGGTGGAAGTGGAACTAAAATTGAAGGATTCAACATTAATGCAAAAGAAGCGGGAATTATAATTGATAATGCGACTAATGTAAAAATAGGTAGTAATAATATTACAGCTGAAGGTATAGCAATTACAATTTTAGATAGTTTAAATACAGTTATTACTAATAATAGAATAAATAACTCAGGAACTGGAATATCATCAAATAATTCAAATAATACAGTAATAAAAAACAATACTATCACAAATAACGATGAAGGTATAATCTCCACTGGAAATACAAACAACACTGAAATATCATATAACAATATTTCAAATAATAATGGTTTTGGTGTGTACTTCAATAATAATGGGGAATTACAAGATAATATAAAAGTATTATATAACTATATCGAAAATCAAGGCCAATCTGGAGTTTATATTAATAGTAGCTATAATATTCTTAGTATTATAAGTAATATGATAACTAACAATCAAAAAAATGGAATTTATATGGATTCTGGTACAAATACCTCAGGTCAACCAACCATTGAATATAACTATCTATTATATAATACTGGGTTTAATACATTTCAGATTCAAAGAGTTCAGACAGATGATCAACATCGTGCAGTTTTGGTTATAGGATATAATTTCTATGGTACAAATGATAGAAGTGGAGTAAGTGTATGTTCTAAAACAACTACTGGAATAATACTAATAAAGTTATCAGAAATATCAAAAGGTATTTTCCAAATAGCTTATACAACAAATGATACTGGAAAAATAATTAAAGAAATGATTCCTAATTATGTGAAAGTCAATCTTAATAACAATAGTCAATACCAATATGTTTTAATCAAAAATGGAACTGGAATAGCTGATTTTAGAGAATATAATTATAGTTCTACTGGAAACGAGATTTATACATATTTTTTAACTAAAACTGCATTATCTATAAATGACAATAATATACCTCAAAAATCAATAAGTATTAATTCAAAAATTTCATCTCCAACTATTAAAACTGGTCAAACCACTAAATACACAATAACTGTTTCAAATATTGGGCAAAAAATAATTAAAAGCATAAATATCAAAAATATGATCCCTAACTTTGCTATAAAAAGTTTTAACACAAATATAGGATCATTCAATAAAAATAATAAAATATGGACAGTGAATTCTTTAAAAGCTAATGAAAAAGCAATTTTAAATGTTTATATAACTCCTAATAAAGCAGGAACCTTTAAAAACACAGCTACATTAACTGGTGATAGTTTCAATAAAAAATCAAGTTTAACTAGTTTAAAAGTTAATCCTGCAGTTGAAGTTAAAAATTCCAATAAAATTAATACTAAAAAAATCAGAAAGAACAAATATGTCACAGCATACACAACTATTAAAAACTACGGAACATCTTCTAAAAATATAAAAGTTAGAATTTCACCCTCTAAAGGACTTAAAACCTACAACGTAAACTATAAAACTAAATACAGTAAAAAAACAAATAAATGGATAGTGAAATTACCTGCTAAAAAATCAGTGACATTGAAAATGAAGCTAAAAGGAACCAGTAAAGGAACTAAAAAAGTTGCATTCAATGTAAATGGTAAAAAACAAAATAAATATGTGAAAGTGGTTTAG
- a CDS encoding right-handed parallel beta-helix repeat-containing protein: protein MIKNGDDQIKNIKLRLMFLLVLFVAIGTMTSSVSAAQTWNIDNNADLSAIQSIIDNAGVGDIISFATDGAYNLAGSINISKTLTILGNGATITGIQDANTPIFKLAINTSDPDVFKDISISNFTLNAMSAITVTNGANITLDNLTLTGANKNNGTGITASQVRDLTIKNVNASNFRDAIGVGGGNNTVVTNNDFHDLGRNAMSFYQNAGNIFVKNNTMNNAQYGVFFGGGVKYIEIEGNNISNMSIVGLAIIKSCNNAIIKNNNIIENNIGIIIKANDTQHGAPTTLESIIVSGNNISKSYLFGILLENIIQSTVGKELILDNNTFSENGWRYAEYVGGDWWNSTSDQPSTGKSGWGNEIGNFDVFMNYFEDTTPTPNANLTLTDTISTNVVKNGGKLIYTLTVKNIGNGTSDVITIDTGLLSSIANSVVTYKSTGAFSNNKWIINSLKGGDTASLVLEVQTKKSGTKNIISTLKTSTQNDTSTNPTKLTVNKDIKVSSSNAFSANKVKRNKYFYITTTIKNTGLDNSSTFNSKIATTKGLKVAAVSKSSYASYNKKSQTWTVKKVPAKKTITLKMKVKATKTGTQKVKVTTNGKSQTKSVKVVK from the coding sequence ATGATAAAAAATGGAGATGATCAAATTAAGAATATCAAACTAAGATTAATGTTCCTATTAGTACTTTTTGTAGCTATAGGAACAATGACTTCGTCTGTATCAGCAGCACAAACATGGAATATAGATAATAACGCTGATTTATCTGCTATCCAATCTATAATTGATAATGCGGGAGTAGGAGACATAATAAGTTTTGCGACTGATGGTGCTTATAACCTTGCTGGTTCAATAAACATTAGTAAAACCTTGACAATATTAGGTAATGGAGCTACAATAACTGGAATTCAAGACGCTAACACACCTATATTCAAATTAGCAATTAATACTTCCGATCCAGATGTATTTAAAGATATTTCAATATCTAATTTTACATTAAATGCTATGTCTGCAATAACTGTAACTAATGGAGCTAATATAACATTAGACAATCTTACACTTACTGGAGCTAATAAAAATAATGGAACTGGAATTACTGCTAGTCAAGTGAGAGACCTTACAATAAAAAATGTTAATGCAAGTAACTTCCGTGATGCTATTGGTGTTGGCGGAGGAAACAATACAGTTGTAACTAATAATGATTTCCATGATCTTGGAAGAAATGCAATGTCATTTTACCAAAATGCAGGAAATATATTTGTTAAAAATAACACAATGAATAATGCTCAATATGGTGTATTTTTTGGTGGAGGAGTTAAATATATAGAAATTGAAGGAAATAACATATCTAATATGAGTATAGTTGGATTAGCTATAATAAAATCATGTAATAATGCTATAATCAAAAATAATAATATTATAGAGAATAATATAGGCATTATTATAAAAGCTAATGACACACAACATGGAGCACCAACAACACTTGAAAGTATAATTGTATCAGGAAATAATATTTCTAAAAGTTATTTATTTGGTATATTATTAGAAAATATAATTCAAAGTACAGTAGGAAAAGAATTAATATTAGATAATAATACTTTTTCAGAAAATGGTTGGAGATATGCTGAATATGTTGGTGGTGATTGGTGGAATTCAACCTCAGATCAACCATCAACTGGAAAATCAGGATGGGGTAATGAAATAGGAAATTTTGATGTGTTCATGAACTATTTTGAAGATACTACTCCAACACCAAATGCAAACCTAACACTTACAGACACAATAAGCACAAACGTCGTGAAAAATGGTGGAAAACTAATATATACTTTAACTGTTAAAAATATTGGAAATGGAACATCAGATGTAATAACTATTGATACAGGATTATTATCAAGTATTGCAAACTCTGTTGTAACATACAAATCTACTGGAGCATTTTCTAATAACAAATGGATTATAAACAGCTTAAAAGGTGGAGATACTGCATCTTTAGTACTTGAAGTTCAAACTAAAAAATCAGGAACTAAAAACATTATTTCAACATTAAAAACTTCAACACAAAATGATACTTCAACAAATCCAACAAAATTAACTGTAAATAAAGATATTAAAGTATCTAGTAGTAATGCATTCAGTGCAAATAAAGTAAAGAGAAATAAATATTTCTATATAACAACTACAATTAAAAACACTGGATTAGATAACTCAAGTACATTCAATAGTAAAATAGCAACCACCAAAGGATTAAAAGTAGCAGCAGTAAGTAAAAGTAGCTATGCATCATACAACAAAAAAAGCCAAACATGGACAGTCAAAAAAGTTCCTGCTAAAAAAACAATAACCCTAAAAATGAAAGTCAAAGCAACAAAAACCGGAACACAAAAAGTAAAAGTAACAACAAACGGCAAATCACAAACCAAATCTGTAAAAGTTGTCAAATAA